In Asanoa sp. WMMD1127, one genomic interval encodes:
- a CDS encoding hydroxymethylglutaryl-CoA lyase yields MPGSVAIREVAPRDGLQNEDPVPTAAKIELLDALSDTGVRRIEAVSFVHPRAIPQMADADQVWAEVRKSPAVRYSALVPNSRGAQRALAAGFTEVEVVVSASDTHNKRNVNRSTAESLDDIAALVDELHRAGASAEVIIATSFGCPFEGDVDPKRVADIVDRVVADGADRIAFGDTTGMATPRRVTDVVTLVRERQPDIPVLLHFHNTRGTALANILTALDLGITEFDASVGGLGGCPYAPGATGNVATEEVVHMLEDMGIDTGIDLDALVEAAALAQRVVGRELPSGVLRAGPRTRLVS; encoded by the coding sequence ATGCCCGGCTCTGTCGCGATCCGCGAGGTCGCACCCCGTGATGGGCTGCAAAACGAGGATCCGGTGCCCACCGCGGCCAAGATCGAGCTGCTGGACGCGCTCTCCGACACGGGCGTACGGCGGATCGAGGCGGTCTCGTTCGTACACCCCCGGGCGATCCCCCAAATGGCGGACGCCGACCAGGTGTGGGCCGAGGTACGCAAGTCGCCGGCGGTGCGCTACTCGGCCCTCGTGCCCAACTCGCGCGGCGCCCAGCGCGCCCTCGCTGCCGGCTTCACCGAGGTCGAGGTCGTCGTCTCGGCCAGCGACACGCACAACAAGCGCAACGTCAACCGCTCCACCGCCGAGTCGCTCGACGACATCGCCGCGCTCGTCGACGAGCTCCACCGGGCCGGGGCCAGCGCCGAGGTGATCATCGCGACCAGCTTCGGCTGCCCGTTCGAGGGCGACGTCGACCCCAAGCGGGTCGCCGACATCGTCGACCGCGTGGTCGCCGACGGGGCCGACCGGATCGCGTTCGGCGACACGACCGGCATGGCCACCCCGCGCCGGGTCACCGACGTGGTCACCCTCGTCCGCGAGCGCCAGCCCGACATCCCGGTGCTGCTGCACTTCCACAACACCCGGGGCACGGCGCTGGCCAACATCCTTACCGCGCTCGACCTGGGCATCACCGAGTTCGACGCGAGCGTGGGCGGGCTGGGCGGCTGCCCCTACGCCCCGGGCGCGACCGGCAACGTGGCCACCGAGGAGGTGGTGCACATGCTCGAGGACATGGGCATCGACACCGGGATCGACCTCGACGCGCTGGTCGAGGCGGCGGCGCTGGCCCAGCGGGTGGTGGGTCGCGAGCTGCCGTCGGGTGTGCTGCGGGCGGGGCCGCGTACCCGGCTGGTGTCGTGA
- a CDS encoding adhesin, translating to MLAVTDNAVAVIRDLTGQQNLPDGAGVRIASDPTQGALTMSLATSPQEGDQVVDQSGARLFLDGEAARVLDDKSLDAAVDANGAVQFEVGEQLS from the coding sequence ATGCTCGCAGTGACCGACAACGCCGTCGCGGTGATCCGCGACCTCACCGGCCAGCAGAACCTGCCGGACGGTGCCGGCGTACGCATCGCGTCCGACCCGACTCAGGGCGCGCTCACCATGAGCCTCGCCACCTCGCCGCAGGAGGGCGACCAGGTCGTCGACCAGTCCGGCGCACGGCTGTTCCTCGACGGCGAAGCCGCCCGGGTGCTCGACGACAAATCGCTGGACGCGGCCGTCGATGCCAACGGGGCGGTCCAGTTCGAAGTGGGCGAGCAGCTCAGCTAG
- a CDS encoding helix-turn-helix domain-containing protein: protein MTDECTAREVLDRVGGKWSIAIIVAAAQGPVRFTEFERSIDGISRRMLALTLRNLERDGLLKRTVYPTVPPRVEYEATDLAREIYDALVTLTTWAERHRAEIAAARAAYDERVAG from the coding sequence ATGACCGACGAGTGCACCGCCCGCGAGGTGCTCGACCGCGTCGGCGGCAAGTGGAGCATCGCGATCATCGTGGCCGCGGCCCAGGGCCCGGTGCGGTTCACCGAGTTCGAGCGGTCGATCGACGGCATCAGCCGGCGGATGCTCGCCCTGACGCTGCGCAACCTCGAACGCGACGGGCTGCTCAAGCGCACGGTCTATCCGACCGTTCCGCCCCGCGTCGAATACGAGGCGACGGACCTGGCCCGGGAGATCTACGACGCCCTGGTCACCCTCACCACCTGGGCGGAGCGGCACCGGGCGGAGATCGCGGCGGCGCGCGCGGCGTACGACGAGCGGGTCGCCGGCTAG
- a CDS encoding TetR/AcrR family transcriptional regulator has translation MGNRESLIAGAKQCLRDIGYTRTTARDIATAAGVSLAAIGYHFGSTKELLNQALMEALAEWGAELAGTLEATDGSAEAVWAAVIASVRGQRPLWTTQFELAGQVDRLPEIHEFLVAGQRQGRAELAGLLGAAEGEEARLLGGLAQALLAGLAIQWLIDPDGALTAPDLTAALRLAAAR, from the coding sequence ATGGGAAATCGGGAGAGCCTCATCGCCGGGGCCAAGCAGTGCCTGCGCGACATCGGCTACACCCGCACGACGGCGCGCGACATCGCCACGGCGGCCGGGGTGAGCTTGGCGGCGATCGGCTACCACTTCGGCTCGACGAAGGAGCTGCTCAACCAGGCGCTGATGGAGGCGCTGGCGGAGTGGGGGGCCGAGCTGGCCGGCACGCTGGAGGCCACCGACGGCTCGGCGGAGGCCGTCTGGGCGGCGGTGATCGCCTCGGTGCGGGGGCAGCGGCCGCTCTGGACGACCCAGTTCGAGCTGGCGGGCCAGGTCGACCGGCTGCCCGAGATCCACGAGTTCCTGGTCGCCGGCCAACGCCAGGGCCGCGCGGAGCTGGCGGGCCTGCTCGGCGCCGCCGAGGGCGAGGAGGCGCGACTGCTCGGCGGGCTGGCCCAGGCATTGCTCGCGGGCCTGGCCATCCAGTGGCTGATCGACCCCGACGGCGCCCTGACCGCCCCCGACCTGACCGCCGCCCTCCGCCTGGCCGCAGCGCGGTAG
- a CDS encoding DedA family protein yields the protein MSDVLNSLVDQRAIIVYVIVGVVVFAEDALFFGFILPGETAAILGGVSAGLGHVNIYWMSAIVVVAAILGDTVGYEIGSRWGYRLLGVKWLRRREKQVESARAFLARRGGPAVFLGRFIAFLRAFVPFLAGVSHMHYRRFLAYNAAGGVVWGVGSVLIGYLAGNSYQMIEGAIGKWGAIAIAAVVVAGLIAWAVYRRVRERRSQ from the coding sequence GTGAGCGACGTGCTCAACAGCCTGGTCGACCAGCGGGCCATCATCGTCTACGTGATCGTCGGCGTGGTGGTGTTCGCCGAGGACGCGCTCTTCTTCGGCTTCATCCTGCCCGGCGAGACCGCCGCGATCCTGGGTGGCGTGTCCGCCGGGCTCGGCCACGTCAACATCTACTGGATGTCCGCGATCGTGGTGGTGGCGGCGATCCTCGGTGACACGGTGGGCTACGAGATCGGCTCGCGGTGGGGATATCGGCTGCTGGGCGTGAAGTGGCTGCGCAGACGCGAGAAACAGGTGGAGTCGGCCCGCGCGTTCCTGGCCCGACGCGGCGGCCCGGCGGTCTTCCTGGGGCGGTTCATCGCGTTCCTGCGCGCCTTCGTGCCGTTCCTGGCCGGCGTCTCGCACATGCACTACCGGCGGTTCCTGGCCTACAACGCGGCCGGCGGCGTGGTCTGGGGAGTCGGTTCGGTGCTCATCGGCTACCTCGCGGGCAACTCGTACCAGATGATCGAGGGCGCGATCGGGAAATGGGGCGCGATCGCCATCGCCGCGGTCGTGGTGGCCGGGTTGATCGCCTGGGCGGTCTACCGCCGCGTCCGCGAACGCCGCAGCCAATAG
- a CDS encoding UBP-type zinc finger domain-containing protein: MTEPLVRTEVPPSGTGCAECLASGGWWLHLRRCATCGHIGCCDNSPAQHATAHATGDEGHAIIQSYEPGEDWFYDYRSGEFLEGPELAEPCSHPLDQPAPGPKGQVPKDWQRHLNT, translated from the coding sequence GTGACCGAACCACTCGTGCGCACCGAGGTGCCCCCGTCCGGCACCGGCTGCGCGGAATGTCTGGCCAGCGGCGGCTGGTGGCTGCACCTGCGCCGCTGCGCCACCTGCGGCCACATCGGCTGCTGCGACAACTCGCCGGCGCAGCACGCCACCGCCCACGCCACGGGCGACGAGGGACACGCGATCATCCAGTCGTACGAGCCGGGCGAGGACTGGTTCTACGACTACCGCAGCGGCGAGTTCCTCGAGGGCCCGGAGCTCGCGGAGCCCTGCAGCCACCCGCTGGACCAGCCGGCGCCGGGTCCCAAGGGCCAGGTCCCCAAGGACTGGCAGCGCCACCTCAACACCTAG
- a CDS encoding xanthine dehydrogenase family protein subunit M, with protein sequence MIPPSFDYAAPTTVDEAISALRDGGEDAKVIAGGQSLIPLLRMRFAAPSTLVDLGGVEELRHVREDGDALVIGAMVTHARVLRDPLVAEHAPLLAQATATVADRQVRHRGTFAGSLAHADPAGDLPAVALVLGAEMEIAGPDGRRVVPAAEFFVDYLESAVGPDEVLVAVRVPKQGDWVGTYEKFNRVAQGWALVGVAAMVRRDNGTIAEARVGLTNMGSTPLRATAAEEALAGADGADAIGSAAARAADGSRPGDDVSASADYRRHLAGVLTRRAVASLL encoded by the coding sequence ATGATCCCCCCGTCGTTCGACTACGCCGCGCCGACCACCGTCGACGAGGCGATCTCGGCGCTGCGTGACGGCGGCGAGGACGCCAAGGTGATCGCCGGCGGGCAGAGCCTCATCCCGCTGCTGCGGATGCGGTTCGCCGCCCCGAGCACGCTGGTCGACCTCGGCGGCGTCGAGGAGCTGCGGCACGTCCGGGAAGACGGCGACGCGCTGGTCATCGGCGCGATGGTGACCCATGCCCGGGTGCTGCGCGACCCGCTGGTCGCCGAGCACGCGCCGCTGCTGGCGCAGGCCACCGCCACGGTGGCCGACCGGCAGGTGCGGCACCGCGGCACGTTCGCCGGCTCGCTGGCGCACGCCGACCCGGCCGGCGACCTGCCGGCCGTGGCCTTGGTCCTGGGCGCGGAGATGGAGATCGCGGGACCCGACGGGCGGCGCGTCGTGCCGGCCGCCGAGTTCTTCGTCGACTACCTGGAGAGCGCGGTCGGCCCCGACGAGGTCCTGGTCGCCGTGCGCGTGCCCAAGCAGGGCGACTGGGTGGGCACCTACGAGAAGTTCAACCGCGTGGCGCAGGGCTGGGCCCTGGTCGGCGTGGCGGCCATGGTCCGGCGCGACAACGGCACGATCGCGGAGGCCCGGGTCGGGTTGACCAACATGGGTTCGACGCCGCTGCGGGCCACCGCCGCGGAGGAGGCCCTGGCCGGCGCCGACGGTGCCGACGCGATCGGCTCGGCCGCCGCCCGCGCGGCCGACGGCAGCCGGCCCGGCGACGACGTGTCGGCCAGCGCCGACTATCGCCGCCACCTGGCCGGCGTGCTCACCAGGCGCGCCGTGGCCAGCCTGCTCTGA